The following coding sequences lie in one Danio rerio strain Tuebingen ecotype United States chromosome 3, GRCz12tu, whole genome shotgun sequence genomic window:
- the ramp2 gene encoding receptor activity-modifying protein 2 precursor (The RefSeq protein has 2 substitutions compared to this genomic sequence): MASLLTPTSKPTWNLLFWVCLCAMVSGLQTLVPNGQKHSVKMTVSTLPTVQTTAYTRADPVHGNGGTIGCANKGGCEVYCSICVNITAQECYEILVNHLCNYNFVLAMDSMNSTDWCSLEKVKSAYNNFTMCTETVADCLLVPWPNRFVEQKFVDIHATYFHDCPTEALRDPPPSIILALVMTPICLIPVMVVLVVFKTKNGDRRS, translated from the exons tctGTCTGTGTGCAATGGTCTCAGGTCTGCAGACTCTGGTACCAAATGGACAAAAACACTCTGTG AAGATGACTGTATCGACCTTGCCTACAGTGCAAACCACAGCATACACCAGAGCAG ATCCTGTTCATGGAAATGGAGGAACAATTG GCTGCGCTAACAAGGGCGGCTGTGAAGTATACTGCTCAATTTGTGTGAATATAACAGCTCAAGAATGCTATGAAATACTGGTGAATCACTGGTGTAATTATCATTTTGTTTTGGCTATGGACTCCATGAACAGTACAGACTGGTGTTCACTGGAGAAAGTAAAAAG TGCATACAACAATTTCACAATGTGCACTGAGACTGTTGCTGACTGTCTGCTGGTTCCCTGGCCAAATCGATTTGTAGAACAGAAATTTGTGGATATCCATGCAACCTATTTTCACGATTGTCCCACAGAGGCACTGAGGGATCCCCCTCCCAGCATCATCCTTGCCCTTGTCATGACCCCCATATGCCTAATCCCTGTTATGGTGGTCCTAGTTGTTTTCAAGACTAAAAATGGAGACAGGAGGTCATGA
- the ramp2 gene encoding receptor activity-modifying protein 2 isoform X1: MASLLTPTSKPTWNLLFWVCLCAMVSGLQTLVPNGQKHSVMTVSTLPTVQTTAYTRADPVHGNGGTIGCANKGGCEVYCSICVNITAQECYEILVNHWCNYHFVLAMDSMNSTDWCSLEKVKSAYNNFTMCTETVADCLLVPWPNRFVEQKFVDIHATYFHDCPTEALRDPPPSIILALVMTPICLIPVMVVLVVFKTKNGDRRS; the protein is encoded by the exons tctGTCTGTGTGCAATGGTCTCAGGTCTGCAGACTCTGGTACCAAATGGACAAAAACACTCTGTG ATGACTGTATCGACCTTGCCTACAGTGCAAACCACAGCATACACCAGAGCAG ATCCTGTTCATGGAAATGGAGGAACAATTG GCTGCGCTAACAAGGGCGGCTGTGAAGTATACTGCTCAATTTGTGTGAATATAACAGCTCAAGAATGCTATGAAATACTGGTGAATCACTGGTGTAATTATCATTTTGTTTTGGCTATGGACTCCATGAACAGTACAGACTGGTGTTCACTGGAGAAAGTAAAAAG TGCATACAACAATTTCACAATGTGCACTGAGACTGTTGCTGACTGTCTGCTGGTTCCCTGGCCAAATCGATTTGTAGAACAGAAATTTGTGGATATCCATGCAACCTATTTTCACGATTGTCCCACAGAGGCACTGAGGGATCCCCCTCCCAGCATCATCCTTGCCCTTGTCATGACCCCCATATGCCTAATCCCTGTTATGGTGGTCCTAGTTGTTTTCAAGACTAAAAATGGAGACAGGAGGTCATGA
- the ramp2 gene encoding receptor activity-modifying protein 2 isoform X2, translating into MRVSFSFFGVFLSFLCDPVHGNGGTIGCANKGGCEVYCSICVNITAQECYEILVNHWCNYHFVLAMDSMNSTDWCSLEKVKSAYNNFTMCTETVADCLLVPWPNRFVEQKFVDIHATYFHDCPTEALRDPPPSIILALVMTPICLIPVMVVLVVFKTKNGDRRS; encoded by the exons ATGAGGGTATCGTTCAGCTTCTTTGGCGTCTTTCTGTCTTTTCTCTGTG ATCCTGTTCATGGAAATGGAGGAACAATTG GCTGCGCTAACAAGGGCGGCTGTGAAGTATACTGCTCAATTTGTGTGAATATAACAGCTCAAGAATGCTATGAAATACTGGTGAATCACTGGTGTAATTATCATTTTGTTTTGGCTATGGACTCCATGAACAGTACAGACTGGTGTTCACTGGAGAAAGTAAAAAG TGCATACAACAATTTCACAATGTGCACTGAGACTGTTGCTGACTGTCTGCTGGTTCCCTGGCCAAATCGATTTGTAGAACAGAAATTTGTGGATATCCATGCAACCTATTTTCACGATTGTCCCACAGAGGCACTGAGGGATCCCCCTCCCAGCATCATCCTTGCCCTTGTCATGACCCCCATATGCCTAATCCCTGTTATGGTGGTCCTAGTTGTTTTCAAGACTAAAAATGGAGACAGGAGGTCATGA